From Polaribacter butkevichii, a single genomic window includes:
- a CDS encoding porin family protein gives MIKKLWITCVSIALAGTLNAQDVKIGLKLGMNIASVNGSNANNLDSRTGFIIGATSEVSLTEKFSIQPELLYSVQGAQQKDNFKYDLNYVLLPIMAKYYVAKGFSVEAGPQFAFLIKDQLVPIDQYNGGGKENTDAENFDLAANFGIGYQFDSGIFFQTRYNLGLIAISENPDIKNGVFQMTLGYQF, from the coding sequence ATGATTAAAAAATTATGGATTACCTGTGTTTCTATTGCTTTAGCAGGAACGTTAAATGCACAAGACGTAAAAATAGGGCTTAAGTTAGGGATGAATATTGCCTCTGTAAATGGAAGTAATGCAAATAATCTCGACTCGAGAACAGGATTTATTATTGGTGCTACATCAGAGGTTTCGTTAACTGAAAAGTTTTCTATACAACCAGAATTATTGTATTCCGTACAAGGTGCGCAACAAAAAGATAATTTTAAGTACGATTTAAATTACGTTTTACTTCCTATTATGGCGAAGTATTATGTTGCAAAAGGATTTTCAGTAGAAGCAGGACCACAATTTGCTTTTTTAATAAAAGATCAATTGGTACCAATTGATCAATATAATGGTGGAGGTAAAGAAAATACAGATGCAGAAAATTTTGATCTTGCAGCAAATTTTGGAATAGGTTATCAGTTTGATAGTGGCATTTTTTTTCAAACAAGATACAATTTAGGGTTGATTGCTATTAGTGAAAATCCAGATATTAAAAATGGTGTTTTTCAAATGACTTTAGGATATCAATTCTAA
- a CDS encoding leucine--tRNA ligase: protein MQYNHLDIEKKWQKFWAENQTFKADNKSEKPKYYVLDMFPYPSGAGLHVGHPLGYIASDIYARYKRHKGFNVLHPQGYDSFGLPAEQYAIQTGQHPAKTTEENVATYRRQLDTIGFSFDWSREVRTSSPEYYKWTQWIFIQLFNSWYNKDTDKAEDVSTLISIFKKEGNTTVNAVCDEDIQTFSADEWKALSTKEQEEILLQYRLTFLSDTEVNWCPALGTVLANDEIVNGVSERGGHPVIRKKMTQWSMRISAYAQRLLDGLEKIDWPQPLKDSQTNWIGKSVGAMVTFDVANGSEKVSSEVKLSYKELEALKELRQNLSKAETVLWNELKNKKGASKFRKKYTIGTFLVDYVCVAKNLIVEFSGKEDEAARDLYFASEGFNVVRFTNEEVLENVLKVVTAINSAIQFPKKIEKTESEKNVTSSAVEKTYKIDVFTTRPDTIYGVSFMTLAPEHELVSKITTDAQKAEVEAYIAATAKRSERDRMADVKTISGAFTGAYAIHPFSGEKVQIWIGDYVLANYGTGAVMAVPCGDQRDYDFAKHFGIPIPNIFEDVDISEAAHTGKDGTKIANSDFLSGLKYKKALKLAIFEMEKRGFGYGKVNYRLRDAVFSRQRYWGEPFPVYYKDGMPQMIDAEHLPIVLPEVEKYLPTEDGKPPLGNATEWAWDSRGKKVVSNDKLKNKTVYPLELNTMPGWAGSSWYFNRYMDATNANEFASKENLDYWKEVDLYIGGSEHATGHLLYARFWQKFLFDKGIVPVDEFAKKLINQGMILGTSAFVYKATAFVQNGCGCSDEKSMDDVLEKIPTVFVSKNSFTTDDEFETVVKNYLLDNKFLDPNFADLVMITKTALHVDVSLVNASDELDVDAFKNHALNSDYKNAEFILEDGAYKVGREVEKMSKSKYNVVNPDAICEEYGADSLRLFEMFLGPLEQAKPWKTSGISGVSSFLKKLWKLYFNGENFDVSDAAPTKDELKTLHKTIKKVEDDIENFSFNTSVSTFMIAVNELTALKCNKRAILEPLVILVSPYAPHIAEELWSLLGNNESISTADFPVFEPSHLVESAKNYPISFNGKMRFTLELPLDLSKEEIEKVVMENEKTIAQLEGKAPKKVIIVPGKIINIVI from the coding sequence ATGCAATATAATCACCTAGATATAGAAAAGAAATGGCAAAAATTTTGGGCAGAAAACCAAACTTTTAAAGCTGATAATAAATCTGAGAAGCCTAAATATTATGTGTTAGATATGTTTCCTTACCCATCGGGAGCAGGTTTACATGTTGGACATCCTTTAGGATATATTGCAAGTGATATTTATGCACGTTACAAACGTCATAAAGGTTTTAACGTATTGCATCCGCAAGGATATGATTCTTTTGGTTTACCGGCAGAACAGTATGCTATTCAAACAGGTCAGCATCCAGCAAAAACAACAGAAGAAAATGTTGCAACCTACAGAAGACAATTAGATACGATTGGTTTTTCTTTTGATTGGAGCAGAGAAGTAAGAACTTCTAGCCCTGAGTATTATAAATGGACTCAGTGGATTTTTATTCAATTATTCAACTCTTGGTATAATAAAGATACAGACAAAGCAGAAGATGTTTCTACGTTAATTTCTATCTTTAAAAAAGAAGGAAATACAACTGTAAACGCAGTTTGTGATGAAGATATTCAAACTTTTTCTGCGGATGAATGGAAAGCTTTATCAACAAAAGAACAAGAAGAAATATTATTACAATACCGTTTAACGTTTTTGTCTGATACAGAAGTAAACTGGTGTCCTGCTTTAGGAACCGTTTTAGCAAATGACGAAATTGTAAACGGAGTATCAGAACGTGGAGGTCATCCTGTTATCAGAAAGAAAATGACACAATGGTCTATGCGAATTTCTGCCTATGCACAACGTTTGTTAGACGGATTAGAAAAAATAGATTGGCCACAACCTTTAAAAGATTCTCAAACCAATTGGATTGGGAAATCTGTGGGTGCCATGGTTACTTTTGATGTAGCAAATGGTTCTGAAAAAGTATCATCTGAAGTAAAATTATCTTATAAAGAATTAGAAGCTTTAAAAGAATTACGACAAAATTTATCGAAAGCAGAAACAGTTCTTTGGAACGAGTTAAAGAATAAAAAAGGAGCATCAAAATTTAGAAAAAAATATACGATTGGTACATTTTTAGTAGATTATGTTTGTGTTGCTAAAAACTTAATTGTTGAGTTTTCTGGTAAAGAAGATGAAGCAGCAAGAGATCTTTATTTTGCAAGCGAAGGTTTTAATGTTGTTCGTTTTACAAATGAAGAAGTACTTGAAAATGTGCTTAAAGTTGTTACTGCTATTAATTCGGCAATTCAATTTCCAAAAAAGATTGAAAAAACTGAAAGCGAAAAGAATGTCACTTCGAGCGCAGTCGAGAAGACTTACAAAATTGATGTTTTTACAACACGTCCAGATACAATTTACGGAGTAAGTTTTATGACATTGGCTCCAGAACATGAGTTGGTATCAAAAATTACAACAGATGCACAAAAAGCCGAAGTAGAGGCTTACATTGCAGCCACTGCAAAACGTTCTGAACGTGATAGAATGGCAGATGTAAAAACCATTTCTGGTGCGTTTACAGGTGCGTATGCAATTCATCCTTTTTCTGGTGAAAAGGTTCAAATCTGGATTGGAGATTACGTGTTAGCAAATTACGGTACAGGAGCAGTTATGGCAGTTCCTTGTGGAGATCAACGTGATTATGACTTTGCTAAACATTTTGGAATTCCGATTCCTAATATTTTCGAAGATGTAGATATTTCTGAAGCAGCACACACTGGTAAAGACGGAACAAAAATTGCAAATTCTGATTTTTTATCAGGATTAAAATATAAGAAAGCATTAAAATTAGCCATTTTTGAAATGGAAAAACGTGGCTTCGGTTACGGAAAAGTAAATTATCGTTTGCGTGATGCTGTGTTTAGCAGACAACGTTATTGGGGAGAACCTTTTCCAGTATATTATAAAGACGGTATGCCACAAATGATTGATGCAGAACATTTGCCAATTGTTTTACCAGAAGTAGAAAAATACTTGCCAACTGAAGATGGAAAACCACCTTTAGGAAACGCAACAGAATGGGCTTGGGATTCTCGTGGAAAGAAAGTGGTTTCTAACGATAAGTTAAAAAACAAAACGGTGTATCCTTTAGAATTAAATACAATGCCAGGGTGGGCGGGTAGTTCTTGGTATTTTAACAGATACATGGATGCTACAAACGCTAATGAGTTTGCAAGCAAAGAAAACTTAGACTATTGGAAAGAAGTAGATTTATATATTGGTGGATCTGAACACGCAACAGGACATTTATTATACGCTCGTTTTTGGCAAAAATTCTTGTTTGATAAAGGAATTGTACCTGTAGATGAGTTTGCAAAAAAACTGATTAACCAAGGAATGATTTTAGGAACTTCTGCATTTGTATACAAAGCAACAGCGTTTGTACAAAACGGTTGTGGTTGTTCTGATGAAAAATCTATGGATGATGTTTTAGAGAAAATACCAACGGTTTTTGTTTCTAAAAATTCTTTTACGACAGATGACGAATTTGAAACTGTGGTAAAAAATTACTTATTAGATAACAAGTTTTTAGATCCTAATTTTGCAGATTTAGTAATGATAACTAAAACGGCTTTACATGTAGATGTTTCTTTGGTAAATGCTTCGGATGAATTAGATGTTGATGCGTTTAAAAATCATGCTTTAAATAGTGATTACAAAAATGCCGAATTTATTTTAGAAGATGGCGCTTATAAAGTAGGACGTGAAGTAGAAAAAATGTCTAAGTCTAAATACAATGTTGTAAATCCGGATGCTATTTGTGAAGAATACGGAGCAGATAGTTTACGATTATTCGAGATGTTTTTAGGCCCTTTAGAACAAGCAAAACCTTGGAAAACTTCTGGTATTTCTGGAGTTTCATCTTTCTTAAAGAAATTATGGAAACTGTACTTTAACGGTGAAAATTTTGATGTTTCTGATGCAGCGCCAACTAAAGATGAGTTAAAAACATTGCATAAAACCATAAAAAAAGTAGAAGATGATATAGAGAATTTCTCTTTTAATACCTCTGTTTCTACCTTTATGATTGCTGTAAATGAGTTAACTGCTTTAAAATGTAATAAACGTGCAATTTTAGAACCTTTAGTAATTCTGGTTTCTCCGTATGCACCACATATTGCAGAAGAATTATGGAGTTTGTTAGGAAATAATGAATCTATTTCTACGGCAGATTTCCCTGTTTTTGAGCCAAGTCATTTGGTAGAAAGTGCTAAAAATTACCCAATTTCTTTTAACGGGAAAATGCGTTTTACATTAGAACTTCCTTTAGATTTATCTAAAGAAGAAATAGAAAAAGTAGTAATGGAAAACGAAAAAACAATTGCTCAGTTAGAAGGTAAAGCTCCTAAGAAAGTAATTATTGTTCCTGGTAAAATTATAAACATTGTAATCTAA
- a CDS encoding SemiSWEET family sugar transporter: MIDLHEVIGLVAAVFTTTSFLPQVFKTYKTKDTSGLSLSMYIIFFIGVLLWLIYGVWINSLSIILANLITAILTLYLLVMKIKYK, from the coding sequence GTGATAGATTTACACGAAGTTATTGGTTTAGTTGCAGCCGTTTTTACTACAACATCATTTTTACCGCAAGTTTTTAAAACATACAAAACAAAAGATACCTCTGGGCTTTCTTTATCGATGTATATAATCTTCTTTATTGGAGTTCTTTTGTGGTTAATTTATGGTGTTTGGATAAACAGTTTATCAATAATTTTAGCTAATTTAATTACCGCTATTCTAACCTTATACCTTTTAGTAATGAAGATTAAGTATAAGTAA
- a CDS encoding HesA/MoeB/ThiF family protein: protein MSVTKKQLFKRQITLSEIGEVGQEKLQKASVLVVGCGGLGSPIAVYLAASGIGKIHLVDFDTVDASNLHRQVFYALADVGKSKAAVLSEFIKKRVAFTVVSFTNKPITKENVFELISIFDIIVDGTDSLPTKYLLNDACVIKNKPLVYGSLYKFDGYVATFNVLQKDGSYSANLRDAFPEMATDVPNCSEAGTMNAIVGLIATQQVNEVLKLITGIGKPLANELLIYNSLQNTQLKMKLKPTVLKEKISNLFKIQTYFDAACTLQNSDLQISSKELKEQLSLRAQSRSLELIAVLPNLKLPFKVDQTIPIQEFDVEKMEVDFAKTYIMVCQRGINSYRATKMLKKKYPTLTVLSLSGGISGY, encoded by the coding sequence ATGAGTGTAACAAAAAAGCAACTTTTTAAACGTCAAATTACTTTGTCAGAAATTGGTGAAGTTGGGCAAGAAAAACTACAAAAAGCATCTGTTTTAGTGGTTGGTTGTGGCGGATTAGGAAGTCCGATTGCAGTGTATTTAGCCGCAAGCGGAATTGGGAAAATTCATCTCGTAGATTTTGATACAGTTGACGCTTCTAATTTACACAGACAAGTTTTTTATGCTTTAGCAGATGTTGGCAAATCTAAAGCAGCAGTTTTATCAGAATTTATAAAAAAAAGAGTGGCTTTTACAGTAGTCAGTTTTACCAACAAGCCAATTACTAAAGAAAATGTTTTTGAGCTGATTTCTATTTTTGATATTATTGTTGATGGTACCGATTCTTTGCCTACAAAATACCTGTTGAATGATGCTTGTGTTATTAAAAATAAGCCATTGGTTTATGGTTCTTTGTATAAGTTTGATGGCTATGTAGCTACTTTTAATGTTTTACAAAAAGACGGAAGTTATTCAGCCAATTTAAGAGATGCTTTTCCAGAAATGGCAACTGATGTTCCTAATTGTTCAGAAGCGGGAACTATGAACGCTATTGTTGGTCTCATTGCTACGCAACAAGTAAATGAAGTTTTAAAATTGATAACAGGTATTGGGAAACCGTTAGCAAATGAATTATTGATTTACAATTCGCTTCAAAATACACAATTAAAAATGAAGTTAAAGCCAACTGTTTTAAAAGAAAAGATTTCAAATTTATTTAAAATACAAACCTATTTTGATGCGGCTTGTACTCTTCAAAATTCAGATTTGCAAATATCATCAAAAGAACTAAAAGAACAATTGTCACTTCGAGCGCAGTCGAGAAGTTTAGAGTTAATAGCTGTTTTACCCAATTTAAAATTGCCTTTTAAAGTAGATCAAACAATTCCTATTCAAGAATTTGATGTAGAGAAAATGGAGGTAGATTTTGCTAAAACCTACATTATGGTTTGTCAAAGAGGAATTAATAGTTACAGAGCAACAAAAATGTTAAAGAAAAAATATCCAACCTTAACTGTTTTAAGTTTATCTGGAGGAATATCTGGTTATTAG
- a CDS encoding MutS-related protein, which produces MKTPVDFYSQEKLALEKEATILKRKSVNLSVFRFAVFLTTCFLVYLTFGSYPDVFIIAFLGILLFGFLVVKQVILQRKRAIVKAKVNINNTELEVLNRNFHHLESGEEFVNPTHYYSNDIDLFGVGSFFQFANRTVTNEGKKLLANTFTENKTDGIVEKQNTIKELATKVTWRQHFSALASLITTKDTSGFIVNWIQNYTAVLPAFLKGVQIGFSVVSLVLISLISFGFVSFTYLILWFFVGLFITAAFVKKTSNLYTDTDKVRETFKQYHVLLNEIENEKFTSKVLVEKQAIINSESKKASTIFKEFSKVLDGFDQRNNILISVVGNGLFLSEIFNACRVEKWITTYKHTVEKWFSVVAFFDAQNSLANFHFNHTKFVFPEITAEKGVIASTNLGHPLLKVDKRIDNDFTIDKEQFFIVTGANMAGKSTFLRTISLSIVMANCGLPVCAESFKYAPIKLITSMRTTDSLTEDESYFYSELKRLKFIVDEIKTTDYFIILDEILKGTNSKDKAIGSKKFVEKLTKSKSTGIIATHDVSLCELENEFTGIKNYYFDAEIIDDELHFDYTLKNGICKNMNASFLLQKMEIV; this is translated from the coding sequence ATGAAAACCCCTGTAGATTTTTATAGTCAAGAAAAGTTAGCATTAGAAAAAGAAGCAACCATTTTAAAACGTAAATCGGTAAACTTAAGTGTTTTTAGATTTGCTGTTTTTTTAACAACATGCTTTCTAGTGTATCTAACTTTTGGTAGTTATCCGGATGTTTTTATCATCGCTTTTTTAGGGATTTTATTATTTGGTTTTTTGGTAGTAAAACAGGTTATTTTACAGAGAAAACGAGCTATTGTTAAAGCTAAGGTTAACATTAATAATACAGAACTAGAGGTTTTAAATAGAAATTTTCATCATTTAGAATCTGGAGAGGAATTTGTAAACCCAACGCATTATTATAGTAATGATATCGATTTGTTTGGTGTTGGTTCGTTTTTTCAATTTGCAAATAGAACGGTTACAAATGAAGGGAAAAAACTGCTTGCAAATACGTTTACAGAAAACAAAACAGACGGAATTGTAGAGAAACAAAATACGATTAAAGAATTAGCTACAAAAGTAACTTGGAGGCAGCATTTTTCTGCTTTGGCAAGTTTAATAACCACAAAAGATACGTCTGGTTTTATTGTAAATTGGATTCAGAATTATACAGCAGTTTTACCTGCTTTTTTAAAGGGAGTACAAATTGGTTTTTCGGTAGTTTCTTTAGTTTTAATTAGTTTAATTTCTTTTGGATTTGTTTCGTTTACTTATTTAATTCTTTGGTTTTTTGTTGGACTATTTATCACAGCAGCATTTGTTAAAAAAACAAGTAATTTATATACGGATACTGATAAAGTAAGAGAAACTTTTAAGCAATATCACGTATTGTTAAATGAAATTGAAAACGAAAAATTTACTTCTAAAGTTTTAGTAGAAAAACAAGCAATTATTAATTCGGAGAGTAAAAAAGCTTCTACAATTTTTAAAGAGTTTTCTAAAGTTTTAGATGGATTTGACCAACGTAATAATATTTTAATTTCTGTTGTTGGTAATGGACTTTTTTTATCTGAAATCTTTAATGCTTGCAGAGTAGAAAAATGGATTACTACCTACAAGCACACGGTAGAAAAATGGTTTTCTGTGGTGGCTTTTTTTGATGCTCAGAATTCTTTAGCAAACTTTCATTTTAACCACACAAAGTTTGTGTTTCCAGAAATTACTGCTGAAAAGGGAGTTATAGCATCTACTAATTTAGGACATCCTTTATTAAAGGTTGATAAAAGAATTGACAACGATTTTACTATTGATAAAGAACAATTTTTTATTGTTACTGGTGCAAACATGGCTGGAAAAAGTACTTTTTTAAGAACTATTTCTTTATCTATTGTAATGGCAAATTGTGGTTTGCCCGTGTGTGCAGAAAGTTTTAAATATGCGCCCATAAAATTGATTACAAGTATGCGAACTACAGATTCTTTAACTGAAGATGAATCGTATTTTTATTCTGAATTAAAGCGTTTAAAGTTTATTGTTGATGAAATTAAAACAACAGATTATTTTATCATTTTAGATGAGATTTTAAAAGGAACTAACAGTAAAGACAAAGCAATTGGTTCTAAAAAGTTTGTAGAGAAATTGACAAAATCTAAGTCAACTGGAATTATTGCAACACACGATGTTAGTTTATGTGAACTAGAAAATGAGTTTACTGGTATTAAAAACTATTATTTTGATGCAGAAATTATAGATGATGAATTGCATTTCGATTACACCTTAAAAAACGGAATTTGTAAAAACATGAATGCTTCTTTCTTGTTGCAGAAAATGGAAATTGTTTAG